The genomic interval AACTTGGCGACGACTTCGCCGAGTAAAATTCAATATTTAACTTGGCGACGACTTCGCCAAGAGTAGTAATGATATTGTTATGTGATACATGTTTATATCGCACCAATTTGCTTGATCTCTCGAAAATCGATTAGTTCAAATGCATTATATGAATGACTTTCAAAGCAATTAAGCCTCACAACGGCACCTGCGATATGAATCTTGTGGAAGTATTGAAATAGTGGAAATCATGAGCGGAGATTACTTTCCAACTTCGTGCTAACATTACGCATAAGTTGTTTCCTTTCAAGGCGTCGCAGTATGAAAACTTGTCACTGGCACTGAATCAATTCACGCCCAACAGATATTGAACTCAAAGTTAGGTTGGAGTAAATCTCAGTTATATATAATCATTTGACgcaggaaataaaaaaggtttCTATGTACACGAAACTCGAATACAGTATAGAAACTGGATCAAAAGAATGAGCCGTAGTTATGAATCTCGAGTCCCTGACCCGACCTAAGTTTCGAcgaacataaaaaaaatcagttttaggTCTAATCGTTCACATATAAGTTTCGGCGACATAAACATGGACGTCAAATTCTCTAAATTAACCGCGacttttcctttcaaataagCGTTTAAGCCTTACATTGCCTCGTAACTGAAGTGTTTCAAATAAAAGCAGTCGATTTAAAATATACAGTACAGTAATTTTAGTTTCGTCTCAGCTACAAATTCGAATAAATATCTAATCATGTTTGATTGAACAAGCCTTAATGAATCAACAACATAATGAAGCGTAAAACCTGATCAGATTTCAGCTGGAGAAAGAAGGAAGTAATTTGTGACGtatttaaattcaaactttctGTTTAGATACATCTTAATCAAGTTCGTaactttttttaaggttttgatTCAGCCCTGTTCCTTCCCGGGTGTGTCCCAAACATTGGACAGCgacaaatttctgtaaatagcaattctttctttaagttttatTAGAACAAATACAAGTTAGAACGTACCTTCCAGCTGTATTCTAGTGTTTACTTTCAAAGCAATTACGTCGAAATGATCTCAGACCATTTCacgcaaagaaaagaaacaacgtAAATTGAAGTGGTTTTATTAATTACAATATTCGATTATTTGTCTCTTTTTGCGTTTTCACACGTACGCACAAGATCAACAAAGACCAAAACATTATATCAGTATCTAAACAAGGCTATGTGTTCCCGAAAAAGCATGtccaattaaatattttttacgatATAGGTCACAGTAATATCAGAAAGTTAACCCACTTCCGGTAAAAGCGACAATTTTTGGGGGTTTTGTTTGCGCGACGCCTGCCAAAACAAGCCACGATTCACGCTAAATTTGGCCTTACACGCTTTGGAATTCAATAAGAATAAGAAGAGAATTTCATAACGCCTTGTGATTTTCAACTTCTCGAAAGATTAGAACATTTCTGGAAACGACGCGAAAAATGTGCTAGGGTAACGCAAGGCGCGTTGAACACGTTTTGTCACGTAGTGACATGTCTTCTCCATGGTAACGCCAACGTCACGAAACGGAAAGTAGaataagaacagaaaaaacaaggaaaaattttccgCTTTACTGGTTTATTTGTAGGATCATTACGTCATTTCCTATTGTGAGAAATAAAAGGCAGTCTACATGCATACGTTTTCATATTGGCTGCATTCCCTTGCGTTAATCTGATCACAGTTGTGTTTATAAAAATTCTGCGAAAGTAGCTCGTCCGTTCAGAGAGGAAACTCAAGGAAATATGAACGAAAACATGTCTGCAACCAAGACTGGTTATTTATCGCTGACTACTGACAAAAACCCAAGCCGTCAAGTCAGACTTATGGCTGAGGCGTATACGAACGTGTCAGACCCGTTCATCGTATTCTACACAGATTCGTCATTCGTTGGGAGAAAAGCTCGCGCGTTTCTGCGATTTAAGTCCTGTGCTCTGACAGAAAACGACGAGACATCTTTTACTCTGATTCCGCACGGAGAGCGAATCGGTTCTTCTGCAGGATTTCTATGCTTCAGAGCCGAGACGTCTGAAGAGAAACAAGAGTGGTTGAGAGTTTTTAAAGACAATCAGCCTGAGAACGAAAGAACTGCAGTGAAAACGAAAAGGAGGAAAATAAGTTCACGAATGTTGCCTGTAATTCAGGAAAGCTACTCTGAGGAGATCGCTGTGGTTGAGCAGAGAAGATCTAGTTTAATTCCAGTATAAAtggaacaaaatattttacgcGCCACAATAACGATCGTGGCAAAGAGGATCGTGCATCCAGAGACAAGGAATTTACTTCATTTATTATGAAAAAACACACACAGAATCATAGACTCTGGGAGGCCGAGCGAAACTCTGTCTCATGTTAATGTAGTATTTTCAGACATCAAAGAACACGAGATGTAAACTTTCCAGAAAGATCACGAAGATTTTCCTGATAGGAGAAGAAATAGGACtgtaatttttaaatagttCAAAATTTATGCACCTGAAATAGGCGAAGATTAACTTTATCGAGTGGGGTGACTCAGCGCAAAGGTTCGAAAATCGTATAATATGTGCTAATTTTTGGCAAGCTGATGATAGCTGTTGGAATTCGGACGTGACTTTCATGCAAAGAGAGTCTATTGAACCGACAATGGGGTCAGCCAGCAGTAACGTAATACATTAGAGACGATTGTAAGTAATTTGGTCATCGCCCACGCTAACATGAATTGCATGCTTTTAAAAGTTGAATGCTTCGTAAATACTTCGATGTCTCATTTGGTAATGAAAATGTTAATAGACGAAACATTGAAGAAGAAGATTACATTTTGAGTAGTTTCAGTTTGCAATGAAATTGCTATCAATTATTAAAATTTGGACGTGGAGGGTGCGTGagtgtgtttggttttttttgttttgtttttttaatttaagtcaTCTAGGAAAACACAGATAGGAGAGGTTATTGGCGACGTAACCAAAAAAAGTCACTGGTGGATTTACGTGGGGTTTTTAATTGCGATAAGTGTTAATTCAATGAGCAAACAAGAAAAACGCGAGACACATTCATCCTATTTAATGAAGCGGGGAAAAATTAGTCTCCTGAGCTAACTTATGGGTAAAAAGATTACGTGAGTTTAATCGAAGTTGAAAACCTGTTTCTCTTGAAAAGAGTAAAGTCGACACGAGAACACACCGTATGCGTCAGTGAAATGTATTTTCATATTGATTGGAGCGGGGAAATAAACTGTAATTTGAAAGTTCCCCAATTTTAATGGAAAACCTTCTTTCCCTTTCCGCATTTATTACCGTGTTTGACGCAGGTTCGTAACAAAGTACAttaaaaggttttgtttttgagACCTAATTTGCacttattttgaatttgaattgaCGCATTACGCCTCTACGTTGAATACATCTCACGCATCTGGTTTGTGAGAGGTTACTCGTACGGCGAAAATAATACACACCAAATAGTATGAAAACagctgattttatttttcacttttgaatCGTAAGTGTTTCAACTGAAGGCTTTTATTCTCATTAAGATATATATCATAGGATGCGTGGGgaaagcaaattcaaaatattcCACAGGAAGATAGGAAAAAAGCAAATTCATTACAGAAATAATTATTGCATAGAAATTTTGTCGTGCTATCACGTTTAATAGCAAACGTTTTCTTACTAAATGGTTATCGTCAGAACGGTTGGTTTGTTGcttgaaatatgtttgaagacattttaagaTATTCATTCAAACAAACATGCTAACGAAAGCTCGAAATaaagagaaactgaaaactGCCAGTTTATAAAACGTATTTGTTCGAAGTTCAGTTCTGTTGTAATAAAATTATTGTTTCGAAAAACTAGGAGTCAAGACAAGTTTATTAGTAcataagaaaaatataatttcaattttgGCGAACAGATTCTTTCATCCTTAAATCTCCCTATTTATTCTTAGTTGTTGTTCCCTGATTTACAAGAAAAGTAGACGCGTTTCGACATGGAAACTGACGTGACTATGACCTTTTACAGGAAATAACAAGTTATCACTTGTCAACTAAACCCACACGCTTCAGTCTTCTGACAACTGCACACAGATCCACAGTTCATGCTGTGAGTCCCTAACAGCAAGAAGTGCACACACTGTTCTCTACAAATTACCTTAAACACTTTGTTTATTTCCGGAATATTGAAAAGTTAAAGGCAGATTTTAAGTTTTATCATTTACACGTCTTCGAATTGCGTGCGTTTTTCcgtttaaaaaatcaaagagtGCAGACCACGAGGACTTGACGAGCAAGAAATATGACCCAGACTTCCTCGATAAAGTGCAAAGGTTGCTTGTATTCACAAGACCCTCATACTCATGACTTACCATCAGTTCTAAAAAATATCATCAACAATCACTTCCCGACTGCACATAAGATATCAGATCGATACGgtaaaaacagcaacaacaacgaCCACCTTAAAAACTCCAGTGCTCGATAATACCCCTCTTCTTCTCGCGTGTGCGCGCATTGACATTTTTGTCAGGGTCATGGGTATGATCACACGGCAGCAAGGTAGGGGACCACGACGGCGACGGGCAACGAGGACGTGACGATGCAAAAGAACTAATTGGCGGAACGATAGCTTAGCACGTgcgtttttaaactttgaacaTTTCTTAGCCGGCATCCTGGCCTTGTGTTGAACCTCAGGGCCAACATGTAGAAACGTGTGCTGGTCTGGAATCCTGCTCGGTTACGGGCGCGGTCCCAGATGGGTCAAATCTCGTCAAAATGTAGCTTTTCTTTAGACCTGATTCTAAATACTTTGTCAATGAATGTAACTCTATGAGGTCGTTTTGCCGCAGTTTATAGCAATTCATATGATAAGCTGTATCACACcggcattttgattggttcttactgaGAGAAATATCAACTGAAATTCTCTcgttcttacttatgatctgtTGAAGGATAACCGCTTGGATGACGTCGCCATAACAAAATCTTCtgcttctttattatataaaacaagcagattccatgttgccgcgGGTCTGCACAGTAGAAGGTCACAGCAGATTTTAAGTGGTCCTCCTGTGCCACTATTTTGTTCTTAACTCATTTTGACgccatctgtgatctattactgaacagacgttCGGCAACGTGGAATCTACCTatcaattttcatgaaatttgttATGGTGGTGGGATGAATGAATTTTGTCTTACAAAGGATCAAACCTCTCCGAAgtcacccccccccccatccttCCCAGGTGCTACCCCCCTCGTTGGAGGCAGATGCCAACCATGTGTAGATCGTGGATCAATTACGCAACAAAAAGCACCGATAACTTTGACAGCGAGGAGGAAATTGGTGCTTGTTATGTTTAATTGGATGCAAAGGATTATCGAGGTTTTCTACAGCAGAATCGTGTACAGTACATCAAGATAATTTTCAGACCACACGCAATTTACTGCCACAAAAAGCTTGCTGCGTAACGGTGATTGAAAGAGAATCGGTCGaaactttcttttgaaacatGTCGTTAATCATTTCATTGCCTAAACTGCCCTTGGGGTGGTAAGCCTAGTCTGTTTCGTAACACTCGAGACATCGCATTTTCCAGATTTTCAGCCATTATTTGCAGACTCAGTTGAATAAATggcaaaacaatttcaatttcgaGGAGTTGGGGAGAAAAAAGATCGTGAATCTCTTAATTTGCCCATTTTTACAAAGATGTGAGTATCATTGATCAGCGATTTGACCATGGCCAGGTGGCAAAGGAGACTCGAACTCCTTTGCTGAAATGAAAAGGATGCCAGTGGAATTGTGCACGCCATTCTCGGCCTAGGAGTTGcgaaaacttacaaaaactCCTCAAGGTATCTTGTGTTGGTTTGGCCACTGGAATGCTTTGATCAAAGGATATTGGGGAACTCTCAAATTCGGAGAAAAAACGGGCCTTGAATTCCTTCATTTTGGCCCTCTCGTGACGACAAGAGACCTAAGGGGAAAATCTCGCTCTTTCCAACACGGCCGAATTATTGACAAGAGAGGTTTATCATCTAAAGTGAAGAAAGGGAGGCTTAGTGTAACAGAGAGGGTCAAAGAAAGGAGGCCGTTTTGATACACTATTGACATCGCGgcaaacaacagaaaaaacatACCCCACACAAAGGATTGCCGATCGAGTCTTTTAGCTGATGAGATAAAATCTCCTAGCTTTGCTACAAACAGCGGAAGATTCCCAGATTCAAAGAGGtgcataaaaaataacaatgaggGGAAGAACACCACACAGACTTAAATGTTTACTGTCCATCTAAAGCATATCCAGTTTCCGGTCCGTTTTTTAGATGGATGTACTCAGCTCTGTAACACCCTGAGAGTCACTAACTTTCAACTCCTGGAGTAGAAATACCGCGTACTATGGACTCAACCCAGGCTCGTTTATGTGATTTCCGTAGAAGCTGGTGTTTTTGCGGGGACAATTTGCTCTTTCAGTAAGCGTGTTTTTCCTTATCACACCTTGATTATTATCTGTAGTTTACTCTGTATCTCTGTGTGGAGTGCCGCATCATCTGACAATCTGATATCATTAGAGCAGATTTCACTGTGATTTCATCGAGGATAGGGCGGTTTTTCGTTTCCAGCCGTGACCAACGCGCGCGGATAAGCTCCAGCTATTTATACCTTCGGTGTGTGTCGGTAAATACTGTCTAGCCCATCCGCCTTCTTTACTTCAGCCTAACGCGACGAAAATTTGACAAAACCCCATAACCTGAAGGAATTTCTTTACAGACAAGGATAAAAAGTGGTATGTTCACCGTTTTACTCTAAGCGACAAGGAATTTAGCTTTATTAAGGGATTATTGTCGAATGTGTGTAACGATATAGTTAAATAAGTGCTAATTCTATTATCGTTCTCCAAAGCACTTTTCGCAGTGAATTTACTTAAGGGTTTGTCACAGGCGGaaggtaaaaataatttgtcgTAGACAGTTTTACTAAAATCAAAAGGGCATTTTTCGGTTTCATTTTGGAACAATGAAGACAAAGAAGGTTAATGGCAGAAAGTTACACGTATATTCCGCAGCATCTTTCCAAATAAACTAAAGCTTCAGTTTGTAGCATTTCATGTTCTTGTGTAATTACAACACGATCAAATGTTACGTTTGTCAAACAGTTTTACGGTACGGGTAACAAGTCTAACAAATTCAGTCGAGAACAGGAAATGTTCATTGTTTGATACCCTCGTgtgatttccggttgatttaTTATTGAACAAAACAGAAGTCAAAATGACATTGACTGACATGCAGCCTTTCTGATGTGTCTTGCTTGCTTTCAATGGGTTTCACTTTAGGTTGTTTCAATCAACTGAGGCTGCCTAATACTATTTTGCTGTGATTTTTTAGGAGATTCTCTTAACAGGTAAGTCACtgtgaaaaaaactttaagtaTAACTATGCTCAATAGCTATCATTAGTCCTCGCTTATCCAGGTTACACCGCCCTAGACGCGTCGACGGTTTCACATATACCTTTACTGTGCTGGAAATTGTGTGGCCGGACAAGAACAAGTTCACCTTTCCTTGAGTTCTCTGAATTTTTCCCACCCTCTATAAAATTAGCTCGAACGTGAAAGGAAAACTGGAAGCAGTGAACATAAATTAAGCTGTTCAACATTCTAATATATTACCCTTCGATCGAGTTAATTTTTAATCGTAATCTACTTTCATGTGTTTCGCCATCATACGTCTTTGTAGTGAGAAAGGGCTGTTTGCTGCAGCTTCATTAGTTCCGCAATAACCATCATGAATTTGCCTAGGGTTAGGTAAGTAATAAAAGTGATACGATTTCTGAAACGATAAAGAGAACGTACGAGCATTTGTTTCCAATTTGGTGTGCGACTCATTCGTGCACCTTTGAGCTCACCAAGTAACACTTcgacttgtaaaattttatcaGAAGCAAATCGCCTTTTTGTAACTTCTGCACAACCTTACACCTGTTCCTACACGAGATTTCGCTTTACGCTCACCGAATGAGGTTAGCTAGCGCTTATTCTGTTTGTACCATATCAGCCCTTAACATGCTAAACGTATTTTATGCGTAAACAATTTGAACTATAAAATGATCCGATTAACAGATTACGTGAGGTTATTTCGCTCCGTCGCTAATTTTCCGTGCGGAAATCACTGCAGGGTTGCTACATGCACCACGCACATTGCATCTCAACGCAGactgaattttaacagttagcCAAGCTTCTCTTCAAACGAAAGTGCATGCCGTATGGAAACTAAAGAAGCTGAGTTCCGCCAGTGTTAATTGTTGTAAGATGTTTAATATtacattttgagaatttttcaCGATTTCGTAACAATAAttacttctgaaaaaaaaaatcacatgaaGAGGTGGTGAATGACGAGGTAAAAATGggattttatttcttcattcgCTATAATTTAATAGCTGAgttcaaaaaaattttgtcaaagaaaaaaagaaaagtaacttgGCAGGGCAATCACTAATGCCTCGCCATTTCTACTTTTGAACTAACGGTAATCCATCTGGTGCAATCCATCTAGCACCGTATCACACCTCTACCGACAATGACCTTACAAATTCTGTTTGGTGTTCGGAAGATCAAAGTTTCTCATGACTTGTTCTTTGACTGGTCATTTAATGGCTTTAATGACTTAAAACCAGGTAAAAGCGTGTGCAATATGTGTTGTTTTTTGTAtgccattttaaaaaataaacaattaattcTTGACAAACATCAGCGTTAAGCGATTTGTGTTGTAATACCAAAGTGCACGGAAGTTATCAACTTATCAATTTTGTCGCAACTCAGTACCAGCCTAAACAATATCGATAGCAAGTTCAAGATAACCGAAACACTACGCGCGTTATGATATGTGACAAGTAAATCGATAGTTTATTTCCATAGGTAGCTGGTTTAAGAGGAATGTACCGCCTGACAGGATTTAGTTTCAGGGTCTTGAGCGGAGAATTTTCATCATTTCGCGGCATGAAAATGATGTCTTTTTGAGGCGAAAGTGATCAACGTTCGACCACAAGCGTCTCTGAAATGAGCTAAAATGGCGGGAAATAAAATGCGCACTTAGCTATGTACGTTTGTTGTCTGAGGCTTACAACGTCACAAGTAGAGGGCCTGGCTGCTAAGTCAtaatcaaaatggcggcgtctGTCGTCTGCTGTCTTTAATGTTGCACACTCGAAAATATGTTATGTAATCCATTTACAGAGTagttttttccccttctagTGCTTCTGCCCCTGTGTTTTGTGGTGACGTCAACCTATCAGTATGTGAAAAACATGACTCAACTTATGAGAAACGTTTTGCCTGGTACCGAAATGAAAATCTCTCAGTATGATGCGATGCGTTTTGTCTTTAGCGTATGCTTCGCACTTCTTTTACATCTCAAGGAAGGACGAGCGTATTTGTTTCAGCACATACAGAATAACAAAGATTATATAATAGGCTAGCTTTGAAGGCGTTTTGATTACTTAATACGCATAGTAGAGGGCAGACGCTTACATGTCGttaccattaacaacatttaacttttttttgtcatataaaacaaatagattccatgttgccgtgggtctgcaCGATAACAGATAACAATAGATGTCAAaacgtggtaagaacatcagcgCTCAGGCTGCACCTCGtatgccattttttttgttctcaccacaatttgacgtcatctgtgatctattaatGAAAATAGGCACGGCAACATGgagtatatttatttattttacggATCAAGGAAAGGCTTAAAGAGAATTACTCTAGGAAGTTCCCGCAACTACTTGACTGTTAGTAATCCGCATTGAAAACACTCGTCTTTTAGGATTAGGATTAACTTTAAAAACCAAGGCTACCACCTTATTTACAAGTACAAATACGGAAAAAAAACATCGCTCTACGCACCAGAGATGAGAACTCTGCTAATAAGTCAAACATGGTAAACCTGCGTAACCTAGCAACTCTTTAATGACAGTTAAAATTTCCGGCCGCATTGTCCTTCATACCACATCATGGTGGCTTCCAAGTTCACTATGAATATATTTTGGTTCAAAACTCAATTTTTTCGGGCTACGTAATCGTCATGGCAACAAAACCCTTACTCCACGaagttaaaaattgattgaGAAACCCTTTTTTTGCATCGTCCTAAACCGAAACGCAGAAAGTTGGCCAatttaaaataagagaaaaaatatttccaatgtgTACTTACTTCCGCAGATTACAATGTCTGCAAGGAAGATTTAAAAGCATAGAGACGTCTAACGCCGACTTCCGTATCAACAGCTCAAGGCGTCGAAAAATGTCGTGATCACTTGCTTCACCATTAACAAATTGGATACTGTATAGCATTAAACTAAGACCAAGTTTCGCGCTTTCCTTTCTTCAGCCAGCTACGATGCCAAGAAAGGGAAGTACAAGTTCCCAAATAACGGAACAAATGCACGTGATGCAACGCGCTGGTCAAGAGTTTCTCTTACGCCTTAAAACGCCTTGGTAGTATAAACCTACATACGAAATTTCAATGGCAAACGAATGCCAGTTTCTTGATCAAAAAGAGGTATCATATACAGGGAGACTTCAAAGAGGAAAAGTTTTCGGGCCTGGTTTTATCGTTAACACCGGGAAGTGTGCAGTTGTCGAAGTAAACTTGCTTTCTCCTGGCAATGATCGTTGCGCTAGCTGCTATACACGCAGTTGATGAGAAAAATGTGATCGGAAAGGGCGGAGGCCCACGTCATAAAACATAGATGTACTTACATTCTTTTGTATGTACTTATTGCAACAATTTCAAACTGGTTCCTTATGTAACTTAGCCTTAGAGGGGCGGGTGAAGATGTTACATAACTATTAAAGAAAGGTGTCatccgtcttgtcacgagcgcgGGACAAGGCTGGTATATGTTCCGTAAACAAAACTCGTGTGAATTTTTCCTGAAGTGCCTGGcatttttctcttaaatatTATTTAGGATGTTTTGAAGGTTCCTCGGGGAGTTGAGCCCTCTTTTCTTGCATTGTAATCAATTCAAATCGTACATTGAGAACAAATAGGACTCGATTGTTGGTGATATTGTTGTGCTTAAAGAACTTATCTGATACACTTGCGGAAAAATGTTTTGCGGCTTGCTGGCAAGGAAAGCATAACAAACGATAATCCGATTGTGGGGCGGACATTGTTACCCTCGTGAATTGACCCCGGACAGGTCAATATGCGGGGAGAATTTGCGAAGAGCTTCACGCAGGTTTACCTTGTCAAATGTACATATACTGGCTTGTGAGGCTTCCTTTCAAAATCTAAAAACAGAGAAGAGAAAGCGAAAAGTGCACTTGAAACGGTTCTGTATAGGAGACAAGCCGCTCTCGTCACGCTAAGTGACAAGTACTTGGAATAGTTTCAGCCTAGTGTCTCCCTCTTAATTGGCGGAAATTTCACAAAGTATTCTTCAATTACAGATTTTGTTTTGGCGACACACGGACACGTCATAGTTTTGCATTCTTTCCTTGCAAAATCTCAGTCACCTGGGCTGTGTTCCACCTTGCTGGTAGTCGCGCTCTGCAACAAGAGTACGGAGGTATTTCAGTCAAGGTAAGCGGTCAAACTCATAAGGAATAAGTCAAAATTCTTTAAGGTCATGCTTTGTTGAATCATAGCAAAAAATGTTTCACGCATCAGGTGCTAAATCTTTCATTTCTTGCAGTGCAAACTCCCGGCGACGATAGGCAACCTTTAAATGTTGAGAAAATTTAGCAGATAATTCAATGTACAAGAAACagatagagcaattttttttgcagacaCAGAAGTGTCTGGAATGTATAGATTATTTCAGAGATTTTACTGGGATAGCTGTAACGAAGTGCGTAGTGTAGTGAATGAATTGCCTCCCGCCCCaagtttcttttagttttgCTCCTTGTCTGGGAAGGGAATTCGACAAAGAAAGCCGTGAGtacattttcaacaaaattgttcaaatttttactttaaagAGGTTCTTTAAATTGGTTGACTTAACTGTTTTTATAGTTTCTATCAAATGCTTGTTTAGTCTTCGAATCAACTACTTAAAGAATAATCGCTCTTAAGGataatttctttgaattggAACGTATTACTCCGtataaaaacagaaaatttaatcGTAGCCTGTTAT from Pocillopora verrucosa isolate sample1 chromosome 14, ASM3666991v2, whole genome shotgun sequence carries:
- the LOC131789706 gene encoding uncharacterized protein codes for the protein MNENMSATKTGYLSLTTDKNPSRQVRLMAEAYTNVSDPFIVFYTDSSFVGRKARAFLRFKSCALTENDETSFTLIPHGERIGSSAGFLCFRAETSEEKQEWLRVFKDNQPENERTAVKTKRRKISSRMLPVIQESYSEEIAVVEQRRSSLIPV